A part of Armatimonadota bacterium genomic DNA contains:
- a CDS encoding PEP-CTERM sorting domain-containing protein, whose translation MVKKSLLVGALIAVLPMGAEAQVSVTIDGLRDSTYAGGQPGNVQTINTNFGDSNMGTVGQANGSELDNGVGEFGSSDFFMFFGGNLESNFNKLEVFIDVDGTGHGQNALRGDNPDVDFNGLNRMAGLTFDSDFAPDYWFSISGDGTNLYGNWAQLLDGGSGAGGYLGTTTYGSNGALSGGTDQGVRFTVNNSNVAGVGSGTGAASGSPGDVATGMEFAVPLSLIGNPTWGQGVKICAFINGSSHDFVSNQVLGGMPNGSDNPGNPTNVNFNQYAGNQYFVVPEPTSIAVMGLGLLGLFTRRKRS comes from the coding sequence ATGGTCAAAAAATCACTTCTGGTGGGGGCGTTGATCGCTGTCCTGCCGATGGGCGCAGAAGCCCAAGTGTCCGTAACCATCGATGGTTTGCGGGATTCAACGTACGCCGGAGGTCAGCCCGGCAATGTCCAAACGATCAACACCAACTTCGGCGACAGCAATATGGGGACGGTTGGCCAGGCCAACGGCTCCGAGCTGGATAACGGAGTCGGTGAGTTCGGCTCCAGCGATTTCTTCATGTTCTTCGGTGGAAATCTCGAGTCGAATTTCAACAAACTCGAAGTCTTCATCGACGTCGACGGAACCGGCCACGGTCAAAACGCACTCCGCGGCGACAACCCAGATGTCGACTTCAACGGCCTCAATCGCATGGCCGGTCTCACGTTCGATAGCGACTTCGCTCCAGACTACTGGTTCAGCATCTCGGGCGACGGCACCAATCTTTACGGCAACTGGGCCCAACTCCTCGACGGCGGCTCCGGTGCAGGTGGCTACCTCGGAACCACCACCTACGGCTCCAACGGCGCCCTCTCGGGCGGCACCGATCAAGGCGTCCGCTTCACCGTCAACAACTCAAACGTTGCTGGCGTCGGCAGCGGAACCGGTGCCGCTTCGGGCTCACCTGGCGACGTGGCGACCGGCATGGAATTCGCCGTCCCGCTGTCCCTCATCGGCAATCCGACCTGGGGCCAAGGGGTCAAAATCTGCGCCTTCATTAACGGAAGTTCGCACGACTTCGTTTCGAACCAAGTGCTTGGCGGTATGCCAAATGGCTCCGACAACCCTGGCAACCCGACCAACGTGAACTTCAACCAGTACGCGGGCAACCAGTACTTTGTGGTTCCCGAGCCGACCTCCATCGCCGTCATGGGTCTCGGCCTCCTCGGTCTCTTCACGCGACGAAAGCGAAGCTAA
- a CDS encoding sigma-70 family RNA polymerase sigma factor codes for MAFVASVTLGKSPQNESVGRLSRPMLFGKRDTKRDSFERHAERVFSSVFGTALRLTRSKEEAEDLTQEAIVRAYEAFDRFDGSNFKAWILRIVTNLYINKYRSRQRGPQLSSLEEDNVVEPMSIESEIPDRQLFDGLVGAEVESALRKLPDEFRIAVILSDVEQMSYQEIADATEVPIGTVRSRIARGRAMLRRSLESYALKEGFIKEGHDL; via the coding sequence ATGGCATTTGTTGCAAGCGTGACCCTGGGAAAATCACCCCAGAACGAGTCGGTAGGTAGACTCAGCCGACCGATGTTATTCGGTAAGCGAGATACAAAACGGGATTCGTTCGAACGCCACGCTGAGCGGGTGTTTAGTTCTGTTTTTGGAACCGCTCTGCGCCTCACCCGTAGCAAGGAAGAAGCCGAAGATCTCACTCAGGAAGCGATCGTTCGCGCCTATGAAGCGTTCGACCGCTTCGATGGATCGAACTTTAAGGCATGGATCCTCCGCATCGTCACGAATCTGTACATCAATAAGTACCGGTCGCGACAGCGCGGCCCCCAGCTTTCGTCGCTCGAAGAAGACAACGTTGTTGAACCAATGTCGATCGAGTCGGAAATCCCCGACCGCCAACTGTTCGACGGCCTCGTTGGAGCCGAAGTCGAAAGCGCCCTCAGGAAACTGCCGGACGAGTTCCGAATCGCCGTAATTTTAAGTGACGTTGAACAGATGAGCTATCAAGAGATTGCCGATGCAACCGAAGTGCCTATTGGTACGGTAAGATCACGCATTGCGCGAGGACGTGCGATGCTTCGAAGATCTCTGGAAAGCTATGCCCTCAAAGAGGGATTTATTAAGGAAGGACACGATCTATGA